One region of Jeotgalibacillus aurantiacus genomic DNA includes:
- a CDS encoding aldo/keto reductase has translation MKNHLDIKHKLGLGTAPLGNMFREVPEKEAMETIQTAWDEGIRYFDTAPLYGAGLAELRLGEILSSYKRDEYLLSSKVGRIVLDEEEEKEGLFEYGRKNKIQTDYTEDGTLRSIEDSLKRLKTDRLDMVFVHDISPDFLGDEWVTKFDEARKGAFKVLDRLRDEGVISAWGLGVNTTISIEVALELEEAHPDLSLSATQYTLLQHERALERMMPLTQQKGAGLVIGSAFNSGALLGGDYFDYQKITPEIKEKVNQFNEVALRHNVSLKDAALQFSSAHPAVKAIVTGSTRPDRIKEDLAAMNANIPEAFWNELVEKELISKRAPLPKR, from the coding sequence GGATATTAAGCACAAATTAGGTCTCGGAACTGCTCCGCTCGGCAATATGTTCCGGGAGGTGCCGGAGAAGGAAGCGATGGAGACGATTCAGACGGCTTGGGATGAGGGGATCCGTTATTTTGATACTGCTCCTCTTTACGGAGCGGGTCTGGCAGAGTTGAGATTGGGTGAGATTTTATCATCTTATAAGCGTGACGAGTATCTTCTGAGTTCAAAGGTTGGCCGGATCGTGCTGGATGAAGAGGAGGAGAAGGAAGGCCTGTTTGAGTATGGACGTAAAAATAAAATTCAAACAGACTATACAGAGGATGGGACGTTACGCTCGATTGAGGACAGTCTGAAGCGTTTGAAAACAGACCGCCTTGATATGGTGTTTGTGCATGATATTTCACCGGATTTTCTTGGAGATGAATGGGTGACGAAGTTTGATGAGGCTCGGAAAGGTGCCTTTAAAGTGCTGGATCGCCTGCGAGATGAAGGCGTGATTTCTGCCTGGGGACTTGGTGTCAATACAACGATCTCGATTGAAGTGGCACTTGAGCTGGAGGAAGCACATCCAGATCTGAGTTTATCTGCGACACAATATACGCTGCTTCAGCATGAACGAGCACTGGAACGTATGATGCCATTGACGCAGCAAAAAGGTGCCGGACTTGTCATCGGCTCGGCTTTTAATTCAGGAGCTTTACTTGGTGGTGACTATTTTGATTATCAGAAGATCACGCCTGAGATCAAAGAAAAAGTCAATCAATTTAACGAAGTGGCATTGCGTCACAATGTGAGCCTGAAAGATGCAGCCCTTCAGTTTTCCTCAGCGCATCCAGCTGTCAAGGCCATCGTCACAGGCTCAACCAGACCGGACCGCATCAAAGAAGATCTGGCAGCCATGAACGCCAACATTCCAGAAGCGTTTTGGAATGAACTCGTAGAAAAAGAGCTGATTTCAAAGCGTGCACCATTGCCAAAGCGATAA